One part of the Parasphingorhabdus sp. SCSIO 66989 genome encodes these proteins:
- a CDS encoding M23 family metallopeptidase: protein MTEFSQVTLTYIKKAVVSAASLMILVSAPAMATGPAAPTDIADKVAEKNSDVTPLGAADEDFRALFANWQKRDDQNMGKVAIPSRLPVDKFRLTSRYGYREDPFRGRRKRHKGIDMAAPIGTPIYATADGVVGRAQWVSGYGKYIEIEHGGDIQTRYGHMSRLNVAPNQKVKRGDLIGFMGSTGRSTGSHLHYEVRINGEPVNPEPFLRSSTYLLAMQDRLNQGQGGPEENEAE, encoded by the coding sequence ATGACAGAATTTTCGCAAGTTACTTTGACCTATATCAAGAAAGCGGTAGTTTCTGCTGCTTCTCTCATGATTCTGGTCTCTGCGCCAGCAATGGCAACCGGTCCGGCAGCGCCGACCGACATTGCTGACAAGGTTGCAGAGAAGAACAGCGATGTCACACCGCTCGGCGCAGCAGACGAAGATTTTCGGGCGCTTTTTGCCAATTGGCAGAAGCGTGATGACCAGAATATGGGTAAAGTCGCCATCCCGTCGCGCCTGCCGGTTGATAAATTTCGCCTTACCAGCCGCTATGGCTATCGCGAAGACCCCTTCCGCGGCCGCCGCAAGCGCCATAAAGGCATTGATATGGCAGCGCCGATTGGCACGCCTATCTATGCCACTGCCGATGGTGTTGTCGGTCGTGCCCAATGGGTAAGCGGCTATGGCAAATATATCGAGATTGAGCATGGCGGCGATATTCAGACCCGCTATGGCCATATGTCGCGCCTCAATGTCGCTCCTAACCAAAAGGTGAAACGCGGCGATTTGATCGGCTTTATGGGTTCCACAGGTCGCTCGACAGGTAGCCATTTGCATTATGAAGTGCGGATCAATGGCGAGCCGGTTAACCCGGAACCGTTTCTGCGTTCTTCCACCTATCTGCTGGCGATGCAGGATCGTCTGAATCAGGGCCAGGGTGGTCCAGAGGAAAACGAGGCTGAATAA
- a CDS encoding acyl-CoA synthetase, producing the protein MHPSVHAEAQGDKPALIMAGSGETVTYSQLDRRSNRAAHLFRSRGLEIGDTIAICMENQLHYFDMVWGAQRAGLVYVAISNRLTAPEIAYILKDSGAKLLVTSTSMAHLLDELQQQAPDVEQLVFGRDGDDDADAIFRTMPDTPIADERGGVDMLYSSGTTGKPKGIRLPLPEDPDIAATNALLMLCVGAFGLNGDAVYLSPAPLYHAAPLRWCMAIHKLGGTVIVMEKFDPEHALQLIEKYKVTDSQWVPTHFVRMLKLPEEVRAKYDVSSLKCAVHAAAPCPIPIKEAMIDWWGPVIYEYYAGTEGNGFTFLKSEEWLAHKGSVGKSLLGTIRICDEEGDEVPVGEEGQIFFEGGGAFTYHNDPEKTKSAANKHGWTSLGDVGKVDEEGYLYLTDRKSFMIISGGVNIYPQEIENLLVTHEKVADAAVIGAPDPDFGEKVVAVVQPLNPAHAGEALADELHAFMEQSLSRVKMPKQIDFREELPRHATGKLYKRLLRDEYWGKSDSKIVA; encoded by the coding sequence ATGCATCCTTCGGTGCACGCCGAAGCGCAGGGGGACAAGCCTGCGCTGATTATGGCGGGGAGCGGTGAGACCGTGACCTATAGCCAGCTTGATCGCCGTTCCAATCGCGCCGCGCATCTGTTCCGTTCGCGCGGCCTGGAGATTGGCGACACCATTGCCATCTGCATGGAAAACCAGCTGCATTATTTTGATATGGTCTGGGGCGCGCAACGGGCGGGGCTGGTTTATGTCGCTATCTCCAATCGCCTGACCGCGCCGGAGATCGCCTATATCCTGAAAGACAGCGGCGCAAAGCTGCTGGTAACCTCCACCTCCATGGCGCATCTGCTGGACGAGCTGCAGCAACAGGCGCCTGATGTTGAGCAACTTGTCTTCGGCAGGGATGGTGACGACGATGCCGATGCGATTTTCCGCACCATGCCCGATACCCCGATTGCCGATGAGCGTGGCGGGGTGGATATGCTCTATTCCTCCGGCACTACGGGCAAGCCGAAGGGCATCCGCCTGCCGCTGCCCGAAGACCCGGATATCGCCGCGACCAACGCGCTGTTGATGCTGTGTGTCGGCGCTTTTGGGCTTAATGGCGATGCTGTCTATCTCTCGCCTGCGCCTCTTTATCACGCCGCGCCGTTACGCTGGTGCATGGCGATTCATAAGCTGGGCGGCACGGTGATTGTGATGGAGAAATTCGACCCGGAACATGCACTGCAACTGATCGAAAAGTACAAGGTCACCGACAGCCAATGGGTGCCGACACATTTTGTCCGCATGCTTAAGCTGCCTGAAGAGGTGCGCGCCAAATATGATGTGTCGAGCCTGAAATGCGCGGTCCATGCCGCTGCGCCTTGCCCGATCCCGATCAAAGAGGCGATGATCGATTGGTGGGGACCGGTAATTTACGAATATTATGCCGGCACCGAGGGCAATGGCTTTACCTTCCTGAAAAGCGAAGAGTGGCTCGCGCATAAAGGCTCGGTCGGCAAATCGCTGCTCGGCACCATCCGCATCTGTGACGAGGAAGGCGATGAAGTGCCAGTCGGCGAGGAAGGCCAGATCTTCTTCGAGGGCGGCGGTGCCTTCACCTATCATAATGACCCGGAGAAGACGAAAAGCGCCGCCAACAAGCATGGTTGGACCTCGCTTGGCGATGTCGGCAAGGTTGATGAAGAGGGCTATCTCTACCTCACCGACCGCAAGAGCTTTATGATCATTTCCGGCGGGGTGAATATCTATCCGCAAGAGATCGAAAATCTGCTGGTAACGCATGAAAAAGTCGCTGATGCCGCCGTAATCGGCGCACCCGACCCGGACTTTGGCGAAAAGGTGGTCGCCGTGGTGCAACCACTCAATCCGGCGCATGCGGGCGAGGCACTGGCCGACGAACTGCACGCCTTTATGGAGCAGAGCCTGTCGCGGGTGAAAATGCCGAAACAGATCGATTTCCGCGAAGAACTGCCGCGTCATGCCACCGGCAAGCTCTACAAGCGGCTGTTGCGCGATGAATATTGGGGCAAGTCGGACAGCAAGATCGTCGCATGA
- a CDS encoding GNAT family N-acetyltransferase: MSMATALDLNLRAEEPEDQAAIHDLTKRAFAPMPYADGDEQDLVDALRAAGALAISLVAESEGRVVGHVAFSPAVAADGASGWYALGPVSVEPEVQKTGIGSALINSGLDMLRHRNAAGCVLVGNPDYYHRFGFRPAPQCCPGGEPAEYYQLLPMGQPRPDGIIGFHPLFHAAQS, translated from the coding sequence ATGAGCATGGCAACCGCCCTTGACCTAAATCTCCGCGCCGAGGAGCCGGAGGATCAGGCGGCGATCCATGATCTCACCAAACGCGCTTTTGCCCCCATGCCCTATGCTGATGGCGATGAGCAGGATCTGGTAGACGCGTTGCGCGCAGCCGGGGCTTTGGCGATCTCGCTGGTTGCCGAGAGCGAAGGCCGCGTTGTCGGGCATGTGGCTTTCTCTCCGGCCGTTGCTGCGGATGGTGCATCCGGCTGGTATGCCCTCGGCCCGGTCTCGGTTGAACCGGAGGTGCAGAAGACGGGCATTGGCAGCGCGCTGATCAATTCCGGTCTGGATATGCTGCGCCATCGCAATGCGGCTGGGTGCGTGCTGGTTGGGAACCCTGATTATTATCACCGTTTCGGCTTCCGGCCTGCGCCGCAATGCTGCCCGGGCGGCGAACCGGCAGAATATTATCAGCTATTGCCCATGGGTCAGCCGAGACCCGATGGCATTATCGGCTTTCATCCCTTGTTTCATGCCGCACAGAGTTGA
- a CDS encoding cytochrome P450, with protein MITESPHIPQERAEAVLDPATYSDWDGALDQFDWLRDHMPVGRMVASDDSFEPFWLVTRYEDVMRISKDNAGFLNNPRPVVFASKKMTEFSLAATGSNMLVDSLVVFDAPVHMKYRKLTQEWFMPKNLKQLEAEITALAEKTVDRLIANGPEVDFVQQVAAPYPLHVVMQILGVPEEDEERMLFLTQQMFGGQDEDLSGSGMADMTEEQIIQIVSGSVTAFETYFAQVTAEKRANPTNDVASVIANAKVDGAPLGDREMAGYYIIVATAGHDTTSASTAGAMQALAQDPEQWARVREDRSLLPGIVEEAIRWTTPVQHFMRTAAEDCEIGGVPIAKGDWLMINYVAANHDPAIFDNPRSFDAARSPNRHLAFGAGAHQCLGLHLARLEMRILFNALLDRIESLELAGEPQRAKSIFVGGLKTLPLKITAS; from the coding sequence ATGATAACCGAAAGCCCCCACATTCCGCAGGAGCGCGCCGAGGCTGTGCTGGACCCTGCAACCTATAGCGACTGGGACGGCGCGCTGGATCAGTTTGACTGGCTGCGCGATCATATGCCTGTCGGCCGCATGGTTGCCAGCGATGACAGCTTTGAGCCGTTCTGGCTGGTGACGCGCTATGAGGATGTCATGCGCATTTCCAAGGACAATGCCGGTTTCCTCAACAATCCGCGCCCCGTGGTCTTTGCCAGCAAGAAGATGACCGAGTTTTCGCTGGCCGCAACCGGCAGCAATATGCTGGTCGACTCGCTGGTGGTGTTCGATGCGCCGGTGCATATGAAATATCGCAAGCTGACACAGGAATGGTTCATGCCCAAGAACCTGAAACAGCTTGAGGCCGAGATTACTGCGCTGGCCGAAAAGACGGTGGATCGACTGATCGCCAATGGCCCCGAGGTCGATTTCGTGCAGCAAGTTGCCGCGCCCTATCCGCTGCATGTGGTGATGCAGATATTGGGCGTGCCCGAAGAGGATGAGGAGCGAATGCTGTTTCTCACCCAGCAGATGTTCGGTGGGCAGGATGAAGATTTGTCGGGCAGCGGCATGGCCGATATGACCGAGGAGCAGATTATCCAGATCGTCTCCGGCTCGGTGACCGCGTTTGAAACCTATTTTGCTCAGGTCACCGCCGAGAAACGTGCCAACCCGACTAACGATGTCGCCAGCGTCATCGCCAATGCCAAAGTCGACGGCGCGCCGCTGGGCGACCGCGAAATGGCGGGCTATTACATCATCGTCGCCACCGCCGGGCACGACACCACTTCCGCCTCAACCGCCGGGGCGATGCAGGCGCTGGCACAAGACCCGGAGCAATGGGCGCGGGTGCGGGAAGACCGTTCACTGCTCCCTGGCATTGTCGAGGAAGCGATCCGCTGGACCACACCGGTGCAGCATTTTATGCGCACCGCGGCAGAAGATTGCGAGATTGGCGGCGTGCCGATAGCCAAAGGTGACTGGCTGATGATCAACTATGTTGCCGCCAATCATGACCCGGCAATATTCGACAATCCGCGCAGCTTTGATGCGGCGCGCTCACCCAATCGCCATCTGGCCTTTGGGGCGGGTGCGCATCAGTGTCTTGGCCTGCATCTGGCACGGCTCGAGATGCGGATATTGTTTAACGCCCTGCTGGACCGTATAGAGAGTCTGGAACTGGCAGGTGAACCGCAACGGGCCAAGTCGATCTTTGTCGGCGGCCTCAAGACATTACCGCTCAAAATTACCGCAAGTTAA
- a CDS encoding aldehyde dehydrogenase family protein: MTTLYKNLINGEMVTTDTTLEVLNPANEEVIGLVPSCGAAELDQAVAAARAAFKSWSKTPIEERQKVVQGISKAISDNMDELFRLLTSEQGKPHAQAQQEIGGAAAMSGAQATLTLEDEVNEDSDTRLSRTRRVPVGVVGGIVPWNFPVMMAVQKIAPALVSGCTIVLKPSPFTPLATLRLAELIKDVVPAGVVNIITGEDNLGPLITEHPDIDKITFTGSTATGKKIMEGASKDLKRITLELGGNDASIVLPDADVEKVAEQLFWSSFTNAGQVCIAAKRIYIHEDIYDDLSAAIAEYAKHVKVGDGAQQGTAVGPIQNKKQYERVLELIQDAKDNGYQFLVGGDEGDPSGTGYYVPITILDNPPEDARIVAEEQFGPVMPLMKFSTVDEAIERANASEYGLAGAVWTSDVDKGVEVAEQMETGTVWVNEFMHLSPFVPFGGHKQSGFGAEYGKEGLLEFTYPQVITVKREAAA; encoded by the coding sequence ATGACAACACTCTATAAAAATCTGATCAATGGCGAGATGGTCACCACCGATACCACGCTCGAAGTGCTCAACCCGGCCAATGAGGAAGTGATCGGGCTGGTGCCCAGCTGTGGCGCCGCAGAGCTCGACCAGGCCGTCGCCGCCGCGCGCGCCGCGTTCAAGAGCTGGTCGAAAACCCCGATTGAGGAGCGCCAGAAGGTGGTGCAGGGCATTTCCAAGGCGATCAGCGACAATATGGACGAGCTTTTCCGCCTGCTGACCAGCGAGCAGGGCAAGCCACATGCTCAGGCGCAGCAGGAAATTGGCGGCGCCGCGGCCATGTCCGGCGCGCAGGCGACGCTGACGCTCGAAGATGAAGTCAATGAGGACAGCGACACCCGTTTGTCGCGCACCCGCCGCGTGCCGGTCGGCGTGGTCGGCGGTATCGTGCCGTGGAACTTCCCGGTGATGATGGCAGTGCAAAAGATTGCCCCGGCGCTGGTTTCAGGCTGTACCATCGTGCTCAAACCATCGCCGTTTACCCCGCTGGCGACGCTGCGTCTGGCCGAGCTTATCAAGGATGTGGTGCCTGCTGGCGTGGTCAACATCATTACCGGTGAGGACAATCTCGGCCCGCTGATCACCGAGCATCCCGATATCGACAAGATCACCTTCACCGGCTCCACCGCTACGGGCAAGAAGATCATGGAAGGCGCGTCGAAAGACCTCAAACGCATCACGCTGGAGCTGGGCGGCAATGACGCCTCGATCGTGCTCCCCGATGCCGATGTTGAAAAGGTCGCCGAACAGCTGTTCTGGTCAAGCTTCACCAATGCCGGTCAGGTGTGCATCGCCGCCAAGCGCATCTATATCCATGAGGACATCTACGATGACCTCTCCGCTGCGATTGCCGAATATGCCAAGCATGTGAAGGTCGGCGACGGCGCACAACAGGGCACCGCGGTCGGCCCGATCCAGAACAAAAAGCAATATGAGCGCGTGCTCGAGCTGATCCAGGACGCCAAGGACAATGGCTATCAGTTCCTTGTCGGTGGTGACGAGGGCGACCCGTCAGGCACCGGCTATTATGTGCCGATCACCATCCTCGACAACCCGCCAGAGGACGCGCGTATCGTCGCCGAGGAACAGTTCGGCCCGGTCATGCCTCTGATGAAATTCTCCACCGTCGATGAAGCCATCGAACGCGCCAATGCGTCCGAATATGGCCTTGCCGGTGCGGTCTGGACCTCGGATGTCGACAAGGGCGTCGAAGTCGCCGAGCAGATGGAAACCGGTACTGTCTGGGTGAATGAATTTATGCACCTGTCGCCCTTCGTACCGTTCGGCGGCCACAAGCAATCCGGCTTTGGCGCCGAATATGGCAAGGAAGGCCTGCTCGAATTCACCTATCCGCAGGTGATTACGGTGAAGCGGGAAGCTGCTGCTTAA
- a CDS encoding SDR family oxidoreductase encodes MENSAANDLKGKVALVTGSARNMGRAFAVALASRGADVVVHHNSDSSASDAEETAQLVQQQGSKALIVSGDLSQTPAVRAIFVAAMDAFGRIDIVINNAGVVLKKPVADVSEEEFDTLFGINTKAPFFVMQEAAKVISDNGRIINIGTSLLGATTGLYGLYAGSKAPLEDFTRALAKEIGDRGITVNTVSPGPIDTPFFHGEENEHSTALLKSMSPLGRLGEIEDIVPLIDFLASEESRWVTAQTLFINGGFVAR; translated from the coding sequence ATGGAAAATTCAGCAGCAAATGACCTCAAAGGCAAAGTCGCTTTGGTTACCGGCTCAGCCCGCAATATGGGCCGTGCCTTTGCCGTGGCACTGGCAAGCCGCGGTGCCGATGTGGTCGTGCATCACAATAGCGACAGTTCAGCCAGTGATGCAGAAGAGACCGCACAGCTGGTGCAACAACAGGGCAGTAAAGCGCTTATCGTATCAGGTGATCTGAGTCAAACACCCGCCGTCAGAGCGATATTTGTCGCCGCAATGGATGCCTTTGGTCGCATTGATATCGTAATCAACAATGCTGGTGTCGTACTCAAAAAACCTGTCGCGGACGTCAGTGAAGAAGAATTCGACACGCTATTCGGAATCAATACCAAGGCACCGTTTTTTGTCATGCAGGAAGCCGCAAAAGTGATTTCCGATAATGGCCGCATCATCAATATCGGCACCAGCCTGCTCGGCGCAACGACGGGCCTTTATGGCCTTTATGCCGGATCAAAAGCACCGCTGGAGGACTTTACCCGGGCCTTGGCTAAAGAGATTGGCGACCGCGGCATTACGGTCAACACGGTTTCGCCAGGCCCGATTGATACACCCTTTTTCCATGGCGAGGAAAATGAGCATTCGACAGCCCTTCTTAAAAGCATGTCGCCACTGGGTAGGCTTGGCGAGATCGAGGATATTGTCCCGCTTATCGACTTCCTTGCGTCCGAAGAAAGCCGCTGGGTGACCGCACAAACGCTGTTTATCAATGGAGGTTTTGTTGCCCGCTGA
- a CDS encoding LysR family transcriptional regulator gives MDRASEQLFLRVVETGSLKAAAEQIGADPSAVSRKIAGLEQRLGVKLLQRSTKRSTPTEAGEQYYRGMRQLVDAQASLEAEVTGMVDTPTGLLRVTAPVDFGARFVTPVLSDLQEDYPDLCVELLLGSSFSDLREQGIDVAVRIGQLPDSSLIARRLGAVPRVLVASPDYLSRHGAPSDPEELSDHRFVFYRPGQRDEKITLQQGDATKSITVSGSFSANSITAIRALVVAGRGIHLGPHWAFEKEIASGEVVCLFENFQLPAYPLHTLYIAGGFVPAKVRTFIDRMAKAVRQSLVLD, from the coding sequence ATGGATCGAGCAAGCGAACAACTCTTTCTCCGTGTAGTGGAGACAGGCAGTCTTAAAGCTGCGGCTGAGCAGATCGGGGCAGACCCATCGGCGGTGAGCCGCAAAATTGCAGGGCTAGAGCAGCGCTTGGGCGTAAAGCTGTTGCAACGCTCGACCAAACGGTCGACGCCAACCGAGGCCGGCGAGCAATACTATCGCGGTATGCGGCAGCTCGTGGATGCACAGGCAAGTCTTGAAGCAGAAGTGACCGGTATGGTGGATACGCCGACCGGGTTGCTGCGTGTCACAGCCCCGGTTGATTTTGGTGCGCGCTTTGTCACTCCAGTGTTGAGTGATTTGCAAGAGGATTATCCCGATTTGTGTGTAGAGTTGCTGTTGGGCAGCAGTTTTTCCGATTTGCGTGAGCAGGGCATAGATGTTGCGGTGCGTATTGGCCAATTGCCCGACTCCAGCCTGATAGCGCGCAGATTGGGTGCGGTACCACGGGTGCTTGTAGCTTCACCAGATTATCTGAGTAGGCATGGCGCTCCGAGCGATCCCGAAGAACTGTCAGACCATAGGTTTGTCTTTTACCGCCCTGGCCAGCGCGACGAGAAAATCACTTTGCAGCAAGGCGATGCGACAAAATCCATAACCGTTTCGGGCAGTTTCAGTGCAAACAGCATAACCGCGATACGCGCGCTGGTTGTGGCAGGGCGGGGTATCCATCTTGGGCCGCATTGGGCGTTTGAGAAAGAGATCGCGAGCGGCGAGGTGGTCTGTCTCTTTGAGAATTTTCAGCTCCCGGCCTATCCTCTGCATACGCTATATATTGCTGGTGGTTTTGTTCCGGCAAAGGTGCGGACTTTTATTGATCGCATGGCAAAAGCGGTCCGACAGAGTTTGGTGTTGGACTAA
- a CDS encoding acetyl-CoA C-acetyltransferase: MAEAYIVDAVRTAGGRRGGRLAGVHPVDLGAAVFDAIGERNDFDTKAIDDVITGCVMQGGQQTMDVGRNAVLASNLPDSIPAVTIDRQCGSSQQSIQFAAQAVMSGTQDVVLASGIESMTRVPMGSTAALFMKEGLGNYKSERLEEAYPGVMFSQFDGAEMIVEKYGQTKDDLNEYSLESHKRAAKAVESGAFDNEIVPVKVETPEGEEMHKVDEGIRFDASLEGISGVKTVKEGGYISAANASQICDGASAVLVVSEQALKDHGLTPRARIHNLTVTGGDPVIMLEEPLFATDRALERAGMNIDDIDLYEVNEAFAPVPLAWMKHTGGSHDKLNVNGGAIALGHPLGASGTKLMATLLNALEARGGKYGLQTMCEGGGQANVTIIERLG, encoded by the coding sequence ATGGCGGAAGCGTATATTGTTGATGCTGTGCGCACGGCGGGTGGTCGGCGCGGCGGGCGTTTGGCCGGGGTGCATCCGGTGGATCTGGGTGCAGCGGTGTTTGATGCGATTGGTGAGCGCAACGACTTTGACACCAAGGCGATTGACGATGTTATCACCGGCTGTGTGATGCAGGGCGGGCAGCAGACCATGGATGTCGGCCGCAATGCGGTGCTGGCTTCCAATCTGCCCGATTCCATCCCCGCCGTGACGATTGACCGGCAATGTGGTTCTTCGCAACAGTCTATCCAGTTTGCCGCACAGGCGGTGATGTCCGGCACCCAGGATGTAGTGTTGGCCAGCGGTATCGAAAGCATGACCCGCGTGCCCATGGGTTCCACTGCGGCGCTGTTTATGAAAGAGGGCCTCGGCAATTATAAGTCGGAGCGTCTGGAAGAGGCTTATCCCGGCGTGATGTTCAGCCAGTTTGATGGTGCAGAGATGATCGTCGAGAAATATGGCCAGACCAAGGATGACCTCAACGAATACTCGCTGGAAAGCCACAAGCGCGCGGCCAAGGCGGTTGAAAGTGGGGCGTTTGACAATGAGATCGTGCCGGTAAAGGTCGAGACTCCCGAAGGCGAGGAGATGCACAAGGTCGATGAAGGCATCCGCTTTGATGCTTCGCTCGAAGGCATATCCGGGGTGAAAACGGTCAAGGAAGGTGGCTATATCTCGGCGGCCAATGCCAGCCAGATTTGCGACGGCGCGTCGGCGGTGCTGGTGGTCAGCGAACAGGCGCTGAAAGACCATGGCCTGACCCCGCGTGCGCGCATCCACAACCTCACCGTTACCGGCGGCGATCCCGTGATCATGCTTGAAGAGCCGCTATTCGCCACCGATCGCGCGCTGGAGCGGGCGGGGATGAATATCGACGATATTGATCTGTATGAGGTCAATGAAGCCTTTGCTCCCGTGCCGCTCGCCTGGATGAAGCATACCGGCGGCAGCCATGACAAGCTCAACGTCAATGGCGGCGCGATTGCGCTCGGCCACCCGCTCGGTGCCTCGGGAACCAAGCTGATGGCGACCCTGCTCAATGCACTGGAAGCCCGAGGCGGCAAATATGGTCTGCAAACCATGTGCGAAGGCGGTGGCCAGGCCAATGTCACGATTATCGAGCGGCTGGGGTGA
- a CDS encoding SDR family NAD(P)-dependent oxidoreductase, with protein MELNNSISAVITGGASGLGAATAKRLAEKGVKVALFDLNEEKGEALAAELGGTFCKVNVTEEESVDAGFEKARAANGQERILVNCAGIGNAIKTASRSKEDGSIKHFPLDAFNFVIQVNLVGTFRCIAKSAAGMLTLDPLENGDRGAMVNTASVAAEDGQIGQAAYSASKGGVVGMTLPIARDLSREGIRVNTILPGIFDTPLLAGAPQNVRDALGAMVPHPPRLGIPDEYAKLALCMIETGYFNGEDVRLDGGIRMAPR; from the coding sequence ATGGAACTCAACAATAGCATTTCAGCCGTTATCACCGGTGGCGCATCGGGTCTCGGCGCAGCCACCGCAAAACGCCTTGCCGAAAAGGGCGTCAAAGTTGCCCTGTTCGATCTCAACGAAGAAAAAGGCGAAGCACTCGCGGCTGAACTTGGCGGCACCTTCTGCAAGGTGAATGTCACCGAGGAAGAAAGCGTTGATGCCGGTTTTGAAAAGGCGCGCGCCGCCAATGGGCAGGAGCGTATCCTCGTCAATTGCGCCGGTATCGGCAATGCGATCAAGACCGCCAGCCGGTCCAAGGAAGATGGTTCGATCAAGCATTTCCCGCTCGATGCGTTCAACTTTGTTATTCAGGTTAATCTTGTCGGCACTTTCCGCTGTATCGCCAAATCGGCAGCGGGCATGCTGACGCTTGATCCGCTGGAAAATGGTGACCGCGGCGCAATGGTCAACACCGCATCGGTCGCGGCCGAAGATGGCCAGATCGGCCAGGCGGCCTATTCCGCTTCCAAGGGTGGCGTGGTTGGCATGACCTTGCCGATTGCCCGTGATCTGTCGCGCGAAGGCATCCGGGTTAACACCATTTTGCCGGGTATTTTCGATACGCCGCTGCTCGCCGGTGCGCCGCAAAATGTGCGTGATGCGCTGGGCGCGATGGTGCCGCATCCGCCGCGTCTGGGTATCCCCGATGAGTATGCCAAGCTTGCCTTGTGCATGATTGAGACCGGCTATTTCAACGGCGAAGATGTCCGCCTCGATGGCGGCATCCGCATGGCGCCACGGTGA
- a CDS encoding crotonase/enoyl-CoA hydratase family protein — MTDYTQIRYAIADGIATITLNRPDKMNAFTGIMQQEMCAAFDAIDADDAVRAVIVTGEGKAFCAGADLTPDDGRQVFASEDEVPDLADERVRDSGGRLTLRIFQCTKPVIAAVNGAAVGIGATMQLAMDFRLASEKAKYGFVFARRGIVPEAASSWFLPRLVGMQQAMEWCMTGRVFPAEEALAGGLIRSIHAPDDLLPAATALAREIADNTAPVSVAMTRAMLWRLSAEEHPMMAHRIDSRAIFTRARSADAKEGIASFLEKREAAYPDKVSTDLPDFFPWWDEPDYK, encoded by the coding sequence ATGACCGACTACACCCAAATCCGCTATGCTATTGCTGATGGTATAGCCACCATCACCCTCAACCGCCCGGACAAGATGAACGCCTTTACCGGCATCATGCAGCAGGAAATGTGCGCCGCCTTTGATGCTATCGACGCGGATGATGCGGTGCGGGCGGTTATTGTCACTGGCGAGGGCAAAGCTTTTTGCGCCGGGGCTGACTTGACCCCTGATGATGGCCGTCAAGTCTTTGCCAGTGAGGATGAGGTACCCGATCTGGCGGATGAACGCGTCCGCGATAGTGGCGGGCGGCTGACCTTGCGGATATTCCAGTGCACAAAGCCGGTGATCGCAGCGGTCAATGGCGCGGCGGTTGGCATTGGCGCGACGATGCAGCTGGCGATGGATTTCCGTCTCGCCAGTGAGAAGGCGAAATACGGTTTCGTCTTTGCCCGCCGCGGCATTGTTCCCGAGGCCGCCTCAAGCTGGTTCCTGCCACGCCTTGTCGGCATGCAGCAAGCAATGGAATGGTGCATGACCGGTCGGGTTTTCCCCGCAGAGGAAGCATTGGCCGGTGGTCTGATCCGTTCGATCCACGCGCCTGATGATCTGTTGCCAGCGGCGACCGCATTGGCGCGCGAGATTGCCGACAATACCGCGCCGGTCTCGGTGGCAATGACCCGGGCAATGTTGTGGCGCCTGTCTGCCGAGGAGCATCCCATGATGGCGCACCGTATAGACAGTCGTGCCATCTTCACCCGGGCGCGCTCGGCAGATGCCAAAGAAGGTATCGCCAGCTTCCTGGAAAAACGTGAGGCTGCCTATCCCGACAAGGTGTCGACAGATTTGCCCGACTTCTTCCCTTGGTGGGATGAACCTGACTATAAATAA
- a CDS encoding TetR family transcriptional regulator, whose product MTKNATRADPANSDLAQNDAGNAREQLLDAASAIMREGDTVDISLSELSLRSGLNSALVKYYFGNKQGLMLALLDRNMRRILTSVETLLAKDMSPDDKMRRHIRAAISTYFDYPYLNRLLMRLVRDSSPEDAGKIADDYLRPLSEAYNRLIKDGVEQGVFRDIDPQLFYFTVTGAADRFFSARLVLRHCFSQDNLNEGMRDSYADQTVDIIMRGIMV is encoded by the coding sequence ATGACCAAGAATGCAACCAGAGCCGATCCAGCCAATAGTGATTTGGCGCAGAATGATGCGGGCAATGCACGCGAGCAGTTGCTTGATGCCGCCAGCGCGATCATGCGCGAGGGCGACACCGTGGATATTTCACTGAGTGAGCTCTCTTTGCGTTCGGGGCTGAACAGTGCGCTGGTCAAATATTATTTTGGCAACAAACAAGGGCTGATGCTGGCGCTGCTGGATCGCAATATGCGGCGTATTCTGACCAGCGTAGAAACCTTGCTGGCCAAGGATATGTCGCCTGATGACAAGATGCGTCGACATATCCGCGCGGCGATTTCGACCTATTTTGATTATCCCTATCTCAATCGGCTGTTGATGCGGCTGGTGCGCGATTCTTCACCTGAAGATGCAGGCAAGATCGCCGATGATTATCTGCGTCCGCTTTCCGAAGCCTATAATCGGTTGATCAAGGATGGTGTCGAACAGGGCGTGTTCCGCGATATTGATCCGCAGCTTTTCTATTTCACGGTAACAGGCGCGGCGGACCGCTTTTTCTCCGCGCGCCTGGTGCTGCGACATTGCTTCAGTCAGGACAATCTGAACGAGGGGATGCGCGATTCCTATGCCGATCAGACGGTGGATATCATCATGCGCGGGATCATGGTCTGA